The Schistocerca americana isolate TAMUIC-IGC-003095 chromosome 5, iqSchAmer2.1, whole genome shotgun sequence genome includes a window with the following:
- the LOC124616113 gene encoding pro-resilin-like, translating to MKVYVVLSALALCVVAEPPVDRSYLPPSSEYGPPSASSLSAQYGAPAANSLSSQYGAPSPSANSLSSQYGAPSANGLSTQYGAPSANSLSMQYGAPSANGLSSQYSAPSVTGAAFGRSGASSQAPAARVSSSFGSASSRRFGSGRRIGGGVSTRYGAPSAAGRATGLGGVGLSTQYGAPSYSGDALSTQYGAPSGNAGGLSPVYGVPGYAYNRAGAQEDALAEPANYEFSYSVQDGETLSDFGQEESRQGERAQGQYRVLLPDGRKQIVSYQADEGGYRPTVEYQDTGLTAYSTGGYGYARGRAGAGNTGYHY from the exons ATGAAG GTGTACGTCGTCCTGTCAGCGCTTGCTCTCTGCGTCGTCGCCGAGCCACCAGTCGACCGGTCGTACCTGCCTCCCAGCTCTGAGTACGGACCTCCCTCGGCCTCCTCTCTCAGTGCTCAGTACGGCGCCCCAGCAGCCAATAGCCTCAGCTCTCAGTACGGAGCTCCTTCTCCTTCAGCCAACAGCCTCAGCTCTCAGTATGGAGCTCCATCAGCCAACGGCCTCAGCACGCAGTATGGAGCTCCTTCAGCCAACAGCCTCAGCATGCAGTATGGAGCTCCATCAGCCAATGGCCTCAGCTCACAGTACAGTGCGCCTTCAGTAACAGGAGCTGCTTTCGGTCGCTCAGGCGCTTCCAGCCAGGCTCCAGCAGCTCGCGTCTCCTCTAGCTTTGGAAGCGCCTCCTCCAGGAGGTTTGGATCTGGCAGGAGGATCGGCGGTGGTGTCTCCACTCGCTACGGCGCTCCTTCGGCGGCTGGCCGTGCCACTGGGTTAGGAGGAGTCGGTCTGTCCACACAGTACGGCGCCCCTTCTTACTCTGGTGACGCACTCTCCACTCAGTATGGTGCGCCCTCTGGTAACGCTGGTGGCCTTTCTCCAGTCTATGGAGTGCCCGGATATGCCTACAATCGTGCCGGAGCCCAAGAGGATGCACTTGCC GAGCCGGCCAACTACGAGTTCAGCTACTCAGTGCAGGATGGCGAGACGCTGAGTGACTTTGGACAAGAGGAGTCCAGGCAGGGGGAGAGAGCCCAAGGCCAGTACCGCGTGCTGCTGCCCGACGGCCGCAAGCAGATCGTCTCCTACCAGGCGGACGAGGGTGGCTACAGGCCCACCGTAGAGTACCAGGACACCGGACTCACCGCCTACTCCACCGGCGGATACGGCTACGCCAGGGGGCGCGCTGGAGCTGGAAACACTGGATACCACTACTGA